TCATCCCCTTCTGAAATGTCCTGTTGTGTCTGTCAACTCCCGCCAAAGACCCCCACCCGGCCCGGCCCTTGCCCACTCCCAGGCTCCCAGGACAGTCACACACTTGGCCTCTGTGATGCTCAGTGGCCTGGCTGGGGGATGGGGGCATGCACGGTCTGAGGACACACTGGAATATTCAGTATGTGCTCCGTGGAAGCAGACCCAGCTGGAGGAGCAGCCTACCCCACAAAGGACCCCTCAGGAATGAAGCAGCTTTTCAGGTTCAGAGGAGCGTCGGACTCTCCTGCTCGCCTTAAATAGTCAAGCCTTCCTTCTACAGCTACAAGGAGCCCACCTGGAGACCCACCCGCGGCTCACAGCTCACCTGCTTCCCCGgtctcctgtcctttctttcctgggtcatctgcaagaggtaaggggcaggcaggggagggTTGTGAGGGGCAGAGAGCCTCAGGAGACTGAGTGGAGGTGACAGAGTGGAGACGCTGTATAGTCACACAGGGTGCTGCGCTGTTTAACAATTCCCCCCATCCTGAGGTTCTTAGGTTTTAgaattattattgtatttttggAGCCATGGCTTCATGTAGCTTAGGTTAAAGTCTTGAACTCTCTTCAGAATGGAGAATAACGCtgacctcctgaccctcctgcttttgagtgttgggattataggcacttGCCATCCCAACCAGTctatgtgctgggaatcaaacccggggcCTCgtgcacaccaggcaagcactccaccacctAGGAcacatccccaaccccagttcttaCTTCTGGAGCAAGGGGTTATGTATTTTCACTACTCCGCGCCCCTGAAGTAAAGCAGCCAGTCCTGGAAATCGATGCCCCACGAAGGACAACGGACAACTGCAGTGCATGTCCtgtgagccacactcccagctctGGCCACAGTGCCTCCCTTGGtccccagagctgaggctgtGTCCTGAAAGATGCGGGACTCTCTCACACCCCATCTTGAGCTGTGGAACACCTTGGCTGGGAAGAGACTCCCTGCTGGTCTGAGGCCCTGGCAAAGGTTTCCTAAACCCAGCTCTCACTCAGAAAAGCTGATCAAAATGCTATGTGTGGAGAACTCCAGAGACCCCGGGGCTCTCAGGTCCTGTGTCAGGAGGCATGCCCTGTAGAGCTGTGATAGAACCTGCTGGCCTTGCTGGCAGGTTCAGCGATACCCTGCTCATTGCAGACCAGGTTAGCAGGTAGGGGAGGTCCTGGGCCTCAGAGGGAGCAGGCTCACCGAGCAAGCCGATACTCAAGGACTGGTGGGTGCCAAGCATGAGGCCCTTAGCAACAGCCCCCATTTAACTCGCCTATGGGGCATGGGTTTAAAGGACTCCCACAGTGTTACCTCTGCCTTGAAGTGggattaggaaaaaaataaggcCCCTCACAAGCCCAGACAATCAAACTCACTTCCCTTTCCCTCCAGTGCTAACTCCACCTTCTAGGGCCGAGGGAGTAAGTAACTAGGGCTAGGGGCAGAAAAGTAGCttccaggtcctgagtttgaCAGCAGTCACCTCAGGCCCTCCTCATTCAAGGGGGAAACAATCAAGCCTCAGTTGGATTTGGCCTGTGACTGAAGTTCAAAGTGCTTCCAAGGCTCAGACAACACTAGTAGACACAGAAAATCCACCAGACACAGGAGTCTCCCCTGGTATTCATCAGTTATGCCAGACTTAGAATGGCTACGTTCCTCCCAAGTTAGTGTCAGGAGACTCTGAGGGCATCAgaggtcctgcctctgactgtggGGGAGCATTCTGAGATCCTGTAACCTGTTTCTACATTCCCTAGAGTTCTGCCTTCAGCCACAAGATGGATGGCCTGGAGACAGCCCTACCGAGTCTGACTGACAACGCCTCCCTGGCTTACTCTGAGCAATGTGGCCAAGAGACGCCCCTGGAGAACATGCTCTtcgcctgcttctacctcctggaCTTCATCCTAGCTTTTGTGGGCAACGCTCTGGCCCTCTGGCTTTTCATTTGGGATCACAAGTCAGGCACTCCGGCCAACGTGTTCCTAATGCACCTGGCTGTGGCTGACTTGTCCTGTGTGCTGGTCCTGCCTACCCGGTTGGTTTATCACTTCTCTGGCAATCACTGGCCTTTTGGGGAAATCCCGTGCCGACTCACTGGCTTCCTCTTCTACCTGAATATGTACGCCAGCATCTACTTCCTCACCTGCATCAGTGCTGACCGCTTCCTGGCCATTGTGCACCCAGTCAAGTCCCTCAAGCTTCGAAGACCTCTCTATGCCCACCTGGCCTGCGCCTTCCTGTGGATCGTGGTGGCCGTAGCTATGGCCCCACTGCTAGTCAGTCCGCAGACTGTGCAGACCAACCACACGGTTGTCTGCCTGCAACTGTACCGGGAGAAGGCCTCCCATCAtgccctggcttccctggctGTGGCTTTTACCTTCCCCTTCATCACCACGGTCACCTGCTACCTGCTGATCATTCGCAGCCTCCGCCAGGGTCCCCGTATAGAGAAGCACCTCAAGAATAAAGCCGTCCGCATGATTGCTATGGTTCTGGCCATCTTCCTGATTTGTTTTGTGCCCTACCACATCCACCGTTCAGTCTATGTGCTTCACTACCGCGGTGGTGGGACTTCGTGCTCGGCTCAGCGTGCCCTGGCCCTAGGGAACCGGATCACCTCCTGCCTCACCAGCCTCAACGGGGCCCTGGATCCAGTCATGTACTTCTTTGTGGCTGAGAAATTCCGCCACGCCTTGTGCAACTTGCTCTGCAGCAAACGGCTCACAGGCCCTCCTCCCAGCTTTGAAGGGAAAACCAACGAGAGCTCCCTGAGCGCTCGATCTGAGCTGTGAGCCCGAGCTGGGCGAGCCTCGGGGAGGTCCTGTCACCGGGCCAGCTGTACACTGTTGCAGGAAGACTGGCTATTGACTGGGGTACACGCTACCAGAGCCAGTTAAAGAAGTCTATCTTCCCTCACTTCCTGAGCAAACAAACGGAAGCGCCAGGAGTTCTCACCCTGCTCCAAGGCCTCAACTGCAAGGCCATCCAGTCTGAGCAAATCTATCCAGAGGGAGGACTAACTACGGGGCTGCCTGCCCACCCCTCCACAGGACTGGATTGGCCTGGCTTCTGCACGGCTCCCAGACACTCAGTGACTTCACTGGTGCTAAATAGGGAAGGGAGCCACAGGGACATTTCTGGAACAATGGGAATCTTTCTTCTCTACTAAACTTCTAGCTTCTTTGATACTACAGAGGCCCACAGACACAAAGCCCTACAGAATAACCCAGAGAGCAAGCTGCCCAAGGTCCAGGAGAAGAGGCAGCACAAATGCCAACGGAACTGGATGGACGTTTAATATTTCCTTTGAAGTGTATGGTATATCGAATATTGTTTAAGGTGCCTTTGCCCCCATGATCTCTGTCTGAGTTTAGGGGACACAGACTCTAATGACAGCCACATGTGAGTATATTTCAGACTGGCTGCTTGTAAGCCCAGCAAATAGAGTTCTGGACTCCGCCCCTCTTGCAACCGTGTCCCCACACCTGCCTCAAGCGCTGTCCTGGGCTTCTCAACAGAATGTGGTCTCGTCAGACATATGGACACCATTAGAGCCCACTGCAGGCAGGGAGCCTAATGTGTGAACTTGTCTCCAGCTCCACCCAGAAGGGACATCCTGAGCCCAGCTCCCTCCCAAGAGGcttctgcagccctggctgcctgggtCTGAGCTGTTGAACTTGTTAGTGTGTGATGACCGCTCTAATGTGTCCCCTCCTGTACTTGTTTGTAATACTCTTAAACATAATTGAGTCTTAAGATGAAGGAAATAATCGTGCTGGTTCAACATGACACATGATGTCCTCCCCCTGAAAGTCTTGTCCCTTCCACCCACGAATGACTGAGTAGGGCAGCACCCCCTTGTCGTGGTTCTGTGGCCTTGTGGCAGGTCTGCCCAGGCAGACCCGGAGCTGTGCATCATGGAGTTGATTGCCATCCTAGGTTAAGGGGGCTCTCGAACTTGTCCCTCCGGCTGCACCCTGCCTATCACTAGAGGAACCCTAAGATGACCCTGATGCTCAGAACTGCTTTTATCCAGTGCCGGTCTGGCCACCCCCACAGCCCCTCACCAAGACAACCTGCTGAATACAAGGCCGTGCCAGCCAGGACCAACACGAGGCCATGCGCCTCTTGGATGAAATAGCAAAGGGACAAGATCACTGCAGGCTgtgacaggagggacagaggggacaaAGACCCAGACAGTCTCATGAGAAGCTGGAGGGTCTCTGAAAGTCAGCACTGCCTTTCCTGGCACAGGGGATGCAGAAGTAGACTTGGGTCAGAGGAGGAAAAATTTGCAGCTCCATTTGGGACCTGTTGTGTTAGAATCTCAAATGGAGATGCCACACCGGTGGGAGAACTGAGCAAAGGAGAGATCCGGAGGAGATCCCTGGATTGTCCAGATGTACCACTGAGAGGCCCAGGACTGTATCTTCAAAGGCAGGCATGGACTCAGGCCTAAAGAACATCCCCGTGCAGAGGGAGAGGCTGAGGGAAACTAACACAACACAGAAATCTtactgggagaggatgtgtttcACCCCAGGGAGGGTCCTGCTATGAGAGCACTCAGAGGTCAAGGGGGAGCCTGGTGATACCCAGGCTCGGCTTCAGTCACAGAGAAGGTCAAAGGTGGTGCTGGGTGCTCCCCCAAAGCTTTCCCAAGCAGGTGAGAGACTGGCTTATTGCTGCCGGGAAGGTGTATAACCcacaggaagagaggcaggggtGAGAAGAAAAGGTAAGGCCTCCTGGAAGGGGGACTGCCAGAGTGCCAGGGAGGTCTACAGTCCTGAATTTGGAGTAAATTGGGCAACCTGGTTAAGGGGTGTCCCTCCAATATCCTCCAGCCGTGTGAATGTagggaggaaggcagacagatGGGGTCAGCACGGTGTGGTAGCGGATGGGATGTCAGGGGTAATTGGGATTTACCAACTTAAAACTCCTCATCCATCCGTAGCCACTCAAGGCCCTTCAGGCCTGCTGTGCCCTAAGGACCACCCCTTGTCCAGAGGGAGCTCCGTCTGTCCTTACGCTCCTGCCTCCATCCTTATCCTACGGGCTGTGTTCTCCATCTAGCAGGGACAGGACAAGGCCCACAGCCAGATCAGTAGAGGACGCTGCAGAGCCTACTGGGCAGGACGAAGGCACTTAGAGTGGGGGCAAGAGATACTCCTCTCTGCCCACGGCTGCAGCTGGCTCACCTGCCTGCGTTCTTCACAAAGCCCAGGTCAGCCAGCTCCACGTCGCACAGCTCACAGCGGAAGCAGCCCGGATGCCAGTTGGCGTTCATGGCCTTGATCACGCGGCCAATGACAAACTCACCTGGAAGAGGAGAGACCTCAGCTACCAGGGCACACTCCCCAGCCGTGGGTATCCCCCAAGCCCTATGTACCCAGTGTTCCTCCCGGTGTAGCCTTGTCTCAGCACCCCTCTTTTAGGGGTCAGAAGAGCAATGCTCAGGAAGACAGACTGAGGGCATCAGGAGAAGTCCCCAGGCAAATGAATGCCAGTACCACCTGTTACCCCACTTGTCCCCTTCCCACTTGCTAAGTACAGTCAGTCACCAGCTCTTACCACAGAATCCGCAGCATGGAGCGAACAGCATTTGGAAGTCGTGTTCACAGTACTTCCGGCCCTCAAACTGCAAACGGGGGCCACAGAAAAAAGGCACACAAGTCATTCAGCACCTCACAAGCTTTTACACCCTAGTAAATAGCAGGGGTCTGGGGTCCTGAGAAGGGAGGCTTCTAAAGCTAGCTGGAGCAGGGGTCTAGCCCATGCCACTAAGCAGAGTGAAAAGTCGTGGGGGGTGGGGCGGGTTTCACAGAGATACTGAGGGTCCGAGGCCAGCTCTTGGGGATTCTGCTGTCTGCTGAGGGAGAGGGGACCTGTGGGTCCTGACCACAGGCCGAGCTGAGGTGGGAGcggtgctggggaaggaagggtcaAATCTTGCGTTCTATGTGCTACTCCGTTCTCCACGTCTGACCAGCTCAGTTCCCCAAAGACTACAAAAAGACCCACAGAGGAAGACGGAGGAAAGGATTCTCAGGGAGGCCCTGGGGAATTGGGGtgacaaagaaaaagcacagccGTGCTTCAGTCAGCCACTGTCCTGTACCGTCCCCAAGTATGACCAAAGCTTGCCTTGCCTTTCTCTCCCTTAACGATTTGCTTTCTTAAGaaaaatctggggctggggatgtagctcggtTCGTAGAGTACCTGACATGCATAAAGGTCTTGGTTTGGTTCACAGAATTGTGGGAATGGTAgtgcatatctgtaatctcagcactgggcagATGGAGACAGGCTGCACCAGacgttcaaagtcatctttgacAACGTCCTTCCCCTAAAGTCACATGCAGTGAgccagggaggaggcaggggcttGAATTCCTTCAGCGGCAATAGCTCCCAGACACCTACTGGGCTGGGCTTGGCTGTGGTCTAAATCTCCTAGCAGAACTCTGCTCAACCCTCTGATGCCTCTCCAGCCAGCAATTCTTGGGAGCCTGGAAAGTGACTGGAGATCCTCACCTGACCACATATCCACATCAGTCAGTCAACGATGCCGACAACTCTCGGGAGAGCCCAGCACCCTCAAGCTCTGGTCCCCTCTCCACTGCAGCCCAGAGGAGTGACAGACAGTGCTTAACCAGCTCTGGGGGAGGCAACAGAGGCCTTGCCAGACGCTGTGGTGTAAATCTTTCTTCCAAACTGATGTCACCACACAGATGGAAATAATCTCAGATGCATAAACAGGAAAGTCTAACAAATAACTGGAAGTCGGGTGTCTTATGTACTTGttatcatcatttttaataaagtacTATATCTATGTCTGTTGACATGGTTTActatatgtctgtgtttatgtgtatgtgtgtatccccttttttgagacagggtctctcaccagcCTGTGGCTCACTGAATAGGCTAACTGCCTGGTGTTTGAGCCTCGGGAATCCACCTGCCactgctttcccagtgctgggctaTGGCACAAGCCACCACCCAGCTTCTTGACTTTAGTTCTGGGATGAAACTCAAGAGCTCATGGTTGCAAGACAAGCACCCTGATGTCTGAGCCGTTTCCTCAGCCTTTGCATGGGTGACTTCTTAACAACAGCTGTGTTTAAGGATGGATTTGACAGTTTGCTCTTGTGAGCCGGTGTGGGAAATACAGGCCCTGTACTTATGGCAGTATTAATAACCCCACTCCTGGTCCCACCTGCTATCCCAGCTTCTATCCCAACTGGCTCTAAGCCTCTGTATGGCACAATGACCagagccccctccccttccattttgtttgttttctgagacagtcttactatgtagcccccTATGATCTGGTGTTACAGACATATGTCGCATGCCTTGAGTCACAGGGGTCCTTTTCACTTGTTGGACAAGGCTGTGACCCCTCTGGCCCAACCCTAGCTGTCCCAATCTCTTATAGAAAAGAAGATCAAGGCCCCAGAGGTGAGCCAATAAGGTAGAAAGATGGAGAGCCTCTATTTCCTACCACTCTCCCACTCAGTCCTCTGCTTCGACTTCTACCACACCAGCCTCTCCCCAGATACCCCACATGCTCCTGCTTCAACATCTTTACGTATGCTGTGCCCTCTGCCAAGATCGTTTCCTGCAGAAgagcgtgtgtgtgcgtgcatgtctctgtctctgtctgtctgtctctctgtctgtctctctgtctctctgtctctctctgtgtgtgtgtttgtgtttatgtgtgtgtctgtgtgtgtctgagtttgtgtgtctgtatgtatctgtggatgtatatgcatgcatgtgtatgtgtgtatgtgtgtgtctctgtgggattatctgtgtgcatgcatgtgtgcatatgtgtgtgtgtttatctgtgtgcatgcatgtgtgcatatgtgtgtgtgtttatctgtgtgtgtgtctcatcaAACACCACCTGGTTACCCAACTCTAACCACGAGAATGCTTAtttctgaagcatcctcactAGACAACAGAAGCACTCAGCCATTGCATTTGCTCTCTGACCCAGCGAAGGACAAACATCATGATGTAGGTTTGTTCTACCCCAGGGCCTGCCCAGTACCTGTCCAGGGGAGTCTGACTGATTGGAGACGTTGCCAGGTGAGGGATGGACCAACACGGTGTGGGACACTCAGCTTTGCAGTGTCAGAGCCTGGCCAGGTCACAGAACAGCCACAGGCTCTCCAAGGACAGCCTACCTACCACCCAGACCCTCCTCACCTCATAGAAGAGCCCCTCGGGGAAATGGCCGGGAAgcactgtgcacacacaaagcAGTGCTCGTGGTAGAGTTCCCCATT
The window above is part of the Rattus rattus isolate New Zealand chromosome 15, Rrattus_CSIRO_v1, whole genome shotgun sequence genome. Proteins encoded here:
- the Gpr17 gene encoding uracil nucleotide/cysteinyl leukotriene receptor, coding for MDGLETALPSLTDNASLAYSEQCGQETPLENMLFACFYLLDFILAFVGNALALWLFIWDHKSGTPANVFLMHLAVADLSCVLVLPTRLVYHFSGNHWPFGEIPCRLTGFLFYLNMYASIYFLTCISADRFLAIVHPVKSLKLRRPLYAHLACAFLWIVVAVAMAPLLVSPQTVQTNHTVVCLQLYREKASHHALASLAVAFTFPFITTVTCYLLIIRSLRQGPRIEKHLKNKAVRMIAMVLAIFLICFVPYHIHRSVYVLHYRGGGTSCSAQRALALGNRITSCLTSLNGALDPVMYFFVAEKFRHALCNLLCSKRLTGPPPSFEGKTNESSLSARSEL